In the Quercus lobata isolate SW786 chromosome 5, ValleyOak3.0 Primary Assembly, whole genome shotgun sequence genome, one interval contains:
- the LOC115993036 gene encoding probable dolichyl-diphosphooligosaccharide--protein glycosyltransferase subunit 3B, with translation MSPTHSLPVLLLISLLLISTSTSSSDSDRLSELQSLQSRSKTGIIHLDDHSVSRYLTSTKTPRPYYLLIFFDATQLHDKSELQLKTLHSEFSLLAQSFVTNNPNPSPSSPNLFFCDIEFKESQQSFALFGVNALPHIRLVAPHQSPKQSEQMDQGDFSRLAESMADFVQAKTKLNVGPIHRPPFLSTRQLGLIVLATLVWIPFAIKKIVKGETLLHDPKLWLSGSVFIYFFSVSGAMHNIIRKMPMFLADRNDPNKLIFFYQGSGMQLGAEGFAIGFLYTIVGLLLAFVTHLLVKVRNLNVQRFVMIVALFVSFWAVKKVVYLDNWKTGYGIHGFWPSSWK, from the coding sequence ATGTCTCCCACTCACTCTCTCCCCGTCCTCCTCCTCATTTCCCTCCTCCTCATCTCAACCTCAACCAGCTCCTCCGACTCGGACCGACTCTCGGAGCTCCAATCCCTCCAATCCCGATCCAAAACCGGCATAATCCATCTCGACGACCACTCCGTCTCTCGCTACCTCACCTCCACGAAAACCCCAAGACCCTACTACCTCCTCATCTTCTTCGACGCCACCCAGCTCCACGACAAGTCGGAGCTCCAGCTCAAAACCCTCCACTCCGAATTCTCTCTCCTCGCCCAATCCTTCGTCACCAACAACCCTAACCCTAGCCCTAGCAGCCCCAACCTCTTCTTCTGCGACATCGAGTTCAAAGAGTCTCAGCAGAGCTTCGCTCTCTTCGGCGTCAATGCCCTCCCCCACATCCGCCTCGTCGCTCCGCACCAGTCCCCCAAGCAATCGGAGCAGATGGACCAGGGCGATTTCTCGCGACTCGCCGAGTCGATGGCCGATTTCGTCCAGGCCAAGACCAAGCTCAACGTCGGTCCGATTCACCGGCCTCCGTTCCTCTCCACCAGGCAATTGGGCCTCATCGTGCTCGCGACCCTGGTTTGGATCCCCTTCGCGATCAAGAAGATCGTGAAAGGCGAGACCTTGCTTCACGATCCCAAGCTCTGGCTCTCCGGCTCGGTTTTCATTTACTTCTTCAGCGTTTCCGGCGCGATGCACAACATAATTCGGAAAATGCCGATGTTTTTGGCCGATCGGAATGATCCGAATAAGCTGATTTTCTTCTACCAAGGGTCCGGGATGCAGCTCGGAGCCGAAGGGTTCGCGATCGGGTTCTTGTACACGATCGTCGGGTTGTTGCTGGCATTCGTGACGCATTTGCTCGTGAAGGTGAGGAATTTGAATGTGCAGAGGTTTGTTATGATCGTGGCGCTGTTCGTTTCGTTCTGGGCGGTGAAGAAGGTCGTGTATTTGGACAATTGGAAGACCGGCTATGGGATTCATGGATTCTGGCCTTCAAGTTGGAAATGA